Proteins encoded together in one Pseudomonas sp. TCU-HL1 window:
- a CDS encoding IS481 family transposase, with product MPWQECTTMSIRREFVRLAEQPQSNVRELCRRYGISPKTAYKWLQRHREHGDAGLQERSRRPLHSPGRSDPDLEQAVVQLHHRFPYWGARKLRGLLPAAFERPHHSTLDAILRRHGCRVRYHAEEAEAPATQRFEHCQPNELWQMDFKGHFPLADGRSSRCHPLTLLDDHSRFALCLEACEGERLELVRPHLIQVFRRYGLPRRITADNGPPWGSNIAGGLSALEVWLMRLGIEVSHSRPHHPQTQGKLERFHQTLKRELLQRSFRDLAHCQQAMAHWREQYNHDRPHEALGQLPPITRYQPSRRSYPEQLPELDYEPGDRVLKVGRVGQVSFQGRSLFVGGGLYGERVALRPTAVDGVYDVVFIHKTLRQVDLRPGKT from the coding sequence ATGCCGTGGCAGGAGTGCACCACCATGTCGATTCGACGCGAGTTTGTGCGGTTGGCCGAACAACCGCAGAGCAACGTGCGGGAGCTGTGTCGGCGCTACGGCATCAGCCCGAAAACCGCCTACAAATGGTTACAGCGCCACCGCGAGCACGGCGATGCGGGGTTGCAGGAGCGCTCACGCCGGCCGTTGCACAGCCCTGGGCGCAGCGACCCGGACTTGGAACAGGCGGTGGTGCAGTTGCACCACCGTTTCCCGTATTGGGGCGCCCGCAAGCTGCGCGGCCTGCTGCCGGCCGCGTTCGAGCGTCCCCACCACAGCACCCTCGACGCCATCCTCCGCCGCCATGGTTGCCGGGTGCGCTACCACGCCGAGGAGGCCGAAGCTCCGGCCACGCAGCGCTTCGAGCACTGCCAGCCGAACGAGCTCTGGCAGATGGACTTCAAGGGCCACTTCCCGCTCGCCGACGGCCGCTCGTCGCGCTGCCACCCGTTGACGCTGTTGGATGATCACTCACGCTTTGCCCTCTGCCTGGAGGCCTGCGAGGGCGAGCGCCTCGAACTGGTTCGACCGCACCTGATCCAGGTCTTTCGCCGCTATGGCCTACCGCGCCGGATCACCGCCGACAACGGTCCGCCCTGGGGCTCGAACATCGCGGGCGGCCTGTCCGCCCTGGAGGTCTGGCTGATGCGGCTCGGCATCGAGGTCAGCCACAGCCGCCCTCATCATCCGCAGACCCAGGGCAAGCTGGAACGCTTCCACCAGACACTCAAGCGCGAGTTACTGCAGCGCTCGTTTCGCGACTTGGCGCACTGCCAGCAGGCGATGGCGCACTGGCGGGAGCAGTACAACCACGACCGCCCGCATGAGGCGCTGGGCCAACTGCCACCGATCACGCGCTACCAGCCAAGCCGGCGCAGCTACCCGGAGCAATTGCCTGAGCTGGACTACGAACCGGGCGACCGGGTGCTCAAGGTCGGCCGCGTCGGCCAGGTCAGTTTCCAGGGACGCAGCCTGTTCGTCGGCGGGGGGCTGTACGGGGAACGCGTCGCTCTCCGCCCCACCGCCGTCGATGGCGTCTACGATGTGGTGTTCATCCACAAGACCCTGCGCCAAGTCGACTTGAGACCGGGCAAGACATGA
- a CDS encoding flavin reductase family protein has product MQLDFTQLAPLDAYRWLASTVTPRPIAWVSTLSKDGVSNLAPFSFFQVISDNPPTLLVNINTRDNGQLKDTLHNVQDTGELVIQLVSFEQAEAMNASAAWLPHGVSEFEKCGIASASSLRVRAPRVQGVPVAFECRLAEVQPYPRANPNCHLVFAEVLLAHIDDAVLTEAGRVDPQRLDLVGRLGGSAYTRTRETFNMVRPT; this is encoded by the coding sequence ATGCAACTCGATTTCACCCAGTTGGCCCCCCTGGATGCCTACCGCTGGTTGGCGTCCACGGTCACGCCGCGCCCCATCGCCTGGGTATCCACCCTGTCGAAGGACGGGGTCAGCAACCTGGCACCGTTCAGCTTCTTCCAGGTCATCAGCGATAACCCGCCGACCTTGCTGGTGAACATCAATACCCGCGACAACGGGCAGCTGAAGGACACCCTGCACAATGTGCAGGACACCGGCGAACTGGTGATCCAGCTGGTGTCCTTCGAGCAGGCCGAGGCGATGAATGCCAGTGCGGCGTGGCTGCCCCACGGCGTGAGCGAGTTCGAGAAGTGCGGCATTGCCAGCGCGTCGTCGCTGCGCGTGCGGGCGCCGCGTGTGCAGGGAGTGCCGGTAGCCTTCGAGTGCAGGCTGGCGGAGGTGCAACCTTATCCCCGGGCCAATCCCAACTGCCACCTGGTGTTCGCCGAAGTGCTGCTGGCGCATATCGATGATGCCGTGTTGACCGAGGCCGGCCGCGTGGACCCGCAACGCCTGGATCTGGTAGGTCGCTTGGGCGGCAGCGCCTACACCCGCACCCGCGAGACCTTCAACATGGTGCGGCCGACCTGA
- a CDS encoding tetratricopeptide repeat protein, translating to MQAKRFMSILMLTLYAAASLPAYSADRREAQQSKSASIALLEAASLQLEFGEVEMAGNTLERALLIEPNNPATLHHLGQVRFQQGQYAQAVALATRSNARARNDAALRNLNLQLIQSARQAMGPGVSNGSEAETEADEMAQVQVGLGKGVVSRHEAGIAAAEGPPATGD from the coding sequence ATGCAAGCCAAGCGTTTCATGTCGATCCTGATGCTCACCCTCTACGCGGCCGCTTCGCTGCCTGCGTATTCCGCCGATCGCCGCGAGGCCCAGCAGAGCAAGAGTGCGTCAATCGCGCTGCTGGAGGCTGCGTCGCTGCAATTGGAATTTGGTGAGGTGGAAATGGCTGGTAATACGCTGGAGCGTGCCTTGCTTATCGAGCCGAACAATCCCGCGACCTTGCACCACCTCGGGCAGGTGCGTTTTCAGCAGGGGCAGTACGCGCAGGCTGTAGCGCTGGCCACGCGGTCCAATGCGCGCGCCCGCAACGATGCCGCGTTGCGCAACCTCAACCTCCAGCTGATCCAGTCGGCCCGGCAGGCCATGGGGCCGGGCGTGTCGAACGGTTCGGAGGCGGAGACCGAGGCGGATGAGATGGCCCAGGTCCAGGTAGGGCTGGGTAAGGGCGTGGTGTCGCGACATGAGGCCGGTATCGCGGCTGCTGAAGGTCCACCAGCTACCGGTGATTGA
- a CDS encoding BRO-N domain-containing protein: MSLPVLFEFETLPVRVLTREDGELWFVASDLAIALEYRDAGNMARNLEDDEKGTHIVSTLGGDQDVLIVNEAGLYSAILRSRKPSAQRFKRWVTHEVLPTIRKTGRYQTGNRSAAASRISNHRLRLSLGKELYRTRDPELRKLIHQQLADVSDALGLPTPDIDSLGRAAPKAPDVLKVFWEALTFLDGKGVDYNHAKAPNVLGVNLPELARLLAQHGHSLIFDTALRQALWQSHNPRCLRKNHPVDSRITGKSVRCWLFEWPSAV; encoded by the coding sequence ATGAGCTTGCCCGTACTGTTTGAGTTCGAAACGCTGCCGGTTCGCGTGCTGACCCGCGAAGACGGCGAACTGTGGTTCGTCGCGAGCGACTTGGCGATTGCGCTTGAGTATCGCGATGCCGGAAACATGGCTCGGAATCTAGAGGATGATGAAAAGGGTACTCACATTGTGAGTACCCTTGGCGGTGACCAGGACGTACTGATCGTGAACGAGGCCGGCCTCTACTCGGCCATCCTGCGCAGCCGCAAACCGTCCGCTCAACGTTTCAAGCGCTGGGTGACTCACGAAGTCCTGCCCACCATCCGCAAGACAGGCCGCTACCAAACGGGCAATCGCTCGGCGGCAGCCTCGCGCATCTCCAACCATCGACTGCGCCTGTCCCTGGGCAAAGAGCTCTATCGCACTCGCGACCCGGAGCTGCGCAAGCTGATCCACCAGCAACTTGCCGACGTCTCTGATGCCCTGGGCCTGCCTACCCCCGATATCGATAGCCTTGGCCGCGCCGCGCCAAAGGCCCCGGATGTACTTAAGGTGTTCTGGGAGGCCCTGACCTTTCTCGATGGAAAAGGCGTGGACTACAACCACGCCAAAGCGCCAAACGTGCTGGGGGTCAACCTGCCCGAACTGGCCCGATTGCTAGCTCAGCACGGCCACTCGCTCATCTTCGACACCGCGCTGCGCCAGGCGCTCTGGCAGAGTCACAACCCGCGCTGCCTGCGCAAGAACCACCCCGTTGACAGCCGAATCACTGGCAAGAGCGTCAGGTGCTGGTTATTCGAGTGGCCCAGCGCTGTTTAG
- the tnpC gene encoding IS66 family transposase, with amino-acid sequence MTASPNLDQLTPEQLRALAAQLLTQVDMMGKKIHRDQTVIENLTHEIAILKRHKFAKRSEQLSPDQGSLLEDLLDTDIMAIEAELKAVNPTVAPAEPRQQPKRTPLPAQFPRTVIHHEPDTTQCACGCQLQRIGEDVSEKLDYTPGVFTVEQHVRGKWACRQCETLIQAPVPAQVIDKGIPTAGLLAHVMVAKFADHLPLYRQEKIFGRAGLAIARSTLAQWVGQTGVQLQPLVDALREAVLGQRVIHADETPVQMLAPGEKKTHRAYVWAYSTTPFADLKAVVYDFSPSRAGEHARNFLGQWNGKLVCDDFAGYKAGFEQGITEIGCMAHARRKFFDLHAANKSQLAEQALHAIGGLYEIERQARDMSDEERGRIRQEKASPILDALHDWMLAQRDRVPNGSATAKALDYSLKRWLALTRYVEDGAVPIDNNPVENQIRPWALGRSNWLFAGSLRSGKRAAAIMSLIQSARMNGHDPYAYLKDVLTRLPTQRASEIDQLLPHQWIPA; translated from the coding sequence ATGACTGCCTCGCCCAATCTCGACCAACTGACACCTGAACAGCTGCGCGCACTGGCCGCGCAGCTGCTCACGCAGGTCGACATGATGGGTAAGAAGATCCACCGCGACCAAACGGTTATCGAGAACCTCACCCACGAAATCGCCATCCTCAAGCGGCACAAGTTCGCCAAGCGCAGCGAGCAACTGAGCCCTGACCAGGGCAGCCTGCTGGAAGACCTGCTCGACACCGACATCATGGCCATCGAAGCCGAGCTGAAAGCCGTCAATCCTACGGTTGCCCCAGCCGAACCACGCCAACAGCCCAAGCGCACACCGCTGCCAGCGCAATTCCCGCGCACCGTGATCCATCACGAACCGGACACCACCCAGTGCGCCTGCGGCTGCCAGCTGCAACGCATCGGTGAAGACGTCAGCGAAAAGCTGGATTACACGCCGGGCGTGTTCACCGTCGAACAGCACGTACGTGGGAAATGGGCCTGTCGCCAGTGCGAAACACTGATCCAGGCACCAGTGCCGGCCCAGGTGATCGACAAGGGCATCCCCACCGCCGGCCTCCTGGCTCACGTGATGGTGGCCAAATTCGCCGACCACCTGCCGCTGTACCGGCAGGAAAAGATCTTCGGCCGTGCCGGCCTGGCTATCGCTCGTTCGACGCTGGCGCAGTGGGTCGGGCAAACCGGCGTGCAGCTCCAGCCGCTGGTCGATGCACTGCGCGAAGCCGTGCTGGGCCAACGCGTGATCCATGCTGACGAAACCCCGGTGCAAATGCTCGCGCCGGGCGAGAAGAAAACCCATCGGGCTTACGTCTGGGCCTACAGCACCACGCCCTTCGCCGATCTGAAAGCCGTGGTCTACGACTTCAGCCCCAGTCGTGCCGGCGAGCATGCGCGCAACTTCCTCGGCCAGTGGAATGGCAAGCTGGTCTGCGACGACTTCGCTGGCTACAAGGCCGGTTTCGAGCAAGGCATCACCGAAATCGGCTGCATGGCCCACGCCCGCCGCAAGTTCTTCGATCTTCACGCGGCGAACAAAAGCCAACTGGCCGAACAGGCACTGCACGCGATTGGCGGCTTGTACGAAATCGAACGGCAAGCACGGGACATGAGCGATGAAGAACGCGGGCGAATACGGCAGGAAAAAGCTTCGCCGATCCTCGACGCGCTGCATGACTGGATGCTGGCCCAGCGTGATCGGGTGCCCAACGGATCAGCAACGGCGAAAGCCTTGGATTACAGCCTCAAACGCTGGCTGGCACTGACTCGCTATGTCGAGGATGGTGCTGTGCCCATCGACAATAATCCGGTCGAGAACCAGATTCGGCCATGGGCGCTAGGCCGCTCGAACTGGTTGTTTGCCGGATCGCTACGCAGCGGAAAACGAGCGGCGGCGATCATGAGCCTGATCCAGTCGGCCCGCATGAACGGACATGATCCGTATGCCTATCTCAAGGATGTGCTGACACGACTGCCGACGCAGCGGGCAAGTGAGATCGATCAACTGCTGCCGCATCAGTGGATACCTGCCTGA
- the tnpB gene encoding IS66 family insertion sequence element accessory protein TnpB (TnpB, as the term is used for proteins encoded by IS66 family insertion elements, is considered an accessory protein, since TnpC, encoded by a neighboring gene, is a DDE family transposase.) — MIRIDTIWLATEPMDMRAGTDTALARVVAVFGAAKPHCAYLFANRRANRMKVLVHDGVGIWLATRRLNQGKFHWPGIRHGSEVELGTEQLQALVLGLPWQRVGAAGAITVL, encoded by the coding sequence GTGATCCGCATCGATACCATCTGGCTCGCCACCGAGCCGATGGACATGCGCGCCGGTACCGACACCGCGTTGGCGCGTGTGGTGGCCGTGTTCGGTGCGGCGAAGCCGCACTGCGCCTATCTCTTCGCCAACCGCCGCGCCAACCGCATGAAAGTCCTGGTGCATGACGGCGTGGGTATCTGGCTGGCTACGCGGCGCTTGAACCAGGGCAAGTTTCACTGGCCGGGCATCCGGCACGGCTCGGAAGTCGAACTCGGCACCGAGCAACTTCAGGCTTTGGTACTGGGTCTACCCTGGCAGCGGGTCGGTGCAGCCGGCGCGATCACAGTGCTGTAG
- the tnpA gene encoding IS66-like element accessory protein TnpA, which yields MRQRSSYPKPFKAQVVQECLQPGATVSSVAISHGINANVIRKWLPLYRDQPPAALPAFVPLRAMPKRTTEAFAIIELSLGEQAVTVKWPASDPEGCACFVRGLTP from the coding sequence ATGCGCCAACGAAGCTCTTACCCCAAACCGTTCAAGGCCCAGGTTGTTCAGGAGTGCCTGCAACCCGGTGCGACCGTCTCCAGCGTTGCCATCAGCCACGGCATCAACGCCAACGTCATTCGCAAGTGGCTGCCGCTTTACCGAGATCAGCCACCAGCGGCGTTGCCGGCGTTCGTTCCATTGAGGGCCATGCCTAAACGAACAACTGAGGCGTTCGCAATCATTGAGTTGTCCCTTGGCGAGCAAGCGGTCACAGTGAAATGGCCAGCCTCCGATCCTGAAGGCTGCGCCTGCTTTGTGCGTGGGCTCACCCCGTGA
- a CDS encoding type II toxin-antitoxin system RelE family toxin, with product MNWSVRFHPEVEQDLKQLGSAEAKRVLKVIRERIAEGEPDKIGKPLRGALAGHRRIRTGDVRIIYRINGTEIVLVLCVGARRDDEVYDSATKRV from the coding sequence ATGAATTGGAGCGTTAGGTTTCACCCAGAAGTTGAGCAAGACCTCAAGCAGCTCGGAAGCGCTGAAGCTAAGAGAGTCCTGAAAGTGATACGCGAACGTATTGCTGAAGGAGAACCAGACAAGATCGGCAAGCCCCTTCGCGGAGCCTTGGCCGGTCACCGCCGGATTCGGACAGGTGACGTACGTATCATCTACCGCATCAATGGCACCGAGATCGTCTTGGTACTGTGTGTAGGTGCTCGTCGTGACGACGAGGTTTACGACTCGGCGACCAAGCGCGTTTGA
- a CDS encoding type II toxin-antitoxin system Phd/YefM family antitoxin, with the protein MVRSFGAKLKEVTSGEVSHLVIFKDNEPAAVLVGVDTYQSLQDELEDLRAERLAIERLSTLDEKNTVSLEDMEARFS; encoded by the coding sequence ATGGTCCGTAGCTTCGGAGCGAAATTGAAGGAGGTTACCAGCGGTGAGGTATCCCACCTGGTGATCTTTAAGGACAACGAGCCGGCAGCAGTTCTGGTGGGGGTGGATACCTACCAGTCTCTGCAGGATGAGCTCGAAGACCTTCGCGCCGAAAGACTGGCCATCGAGCGCCTGTCCACCCTGGACGAGAAAAATACAGTGAGCCTTGAGGACATGGAGGCTCGCTTCAGCTAG
- a CDS encoding phage portal protein, whose amino-acid sequence MTETTAVAPRTELFTFGDPVPVLDGREVLDYLEIWNNGRWYEPPVSPDALAKSVRAGVFLQSGLNFKRNMLAKTFIPHRLLSRQAFEQFALDWLTFGNAYLEMRRNRLKGPLGLQPTLARYMRRGLDLDRFYMIRGWQEEHTFEKGSICHLREADINQEVYGLPEWFVALQSALLNESATLFRRRYYNNGSHAGFILYMTDAAQNEQDIADLRTALKSAKGPGNFRNLFVYSPSGKKDGIQLIPVSEVAAKDEFGSIKNISRDDMLAALRIPPQLMGIVPVNAGGFGSIKDAAEVWTANELEPVQARLQQVNEWVGEEVVRFG is encoded by the coding sequence ATGACCGAAACCACTGCCGTGGCCCCGCGCACGGAGCTGTTCACCTTTGGCGACCCTGTGCCCGTCCTGGATGGCCGCGAGGTCCTGGACTACCTGGAGATCTGGAACAACGGCCGCTGGTATGAGCCGCCGGTGTCGCCGGATGCGCTGGCCAAGTCGGTGCGGGCCGGGGTGTTCCTGCAGTCGGGCCTGAACTTCAAGCGCAACATGCTGGCGAAGACCTTCATTCCACACCGGCTGCTGTCGCGGCAGGCCTTCGAGCAGTTCGCCCTGGACTGGCTGACTTTCGGCAACGCCTACCTGGAGATGCGCCGCAACCGGCTGAAGGGGCCGCTCGGCCTGCAGCCGACGCTGGCCCGCTACATGCGCCGTGGGCTGGACCTGGACCGCTTCTACATGATCCGTGGTTGGCAGGAGGAGCATACCTTCGAGAAGGGCAGCATCTGCCACCTGCGGGAAGCGGACATCAACCAGGAGGTGTACGGCCTGCCGGAGTGGTTCGTGGCGCTGCAGAGCGCGCTGCTGAACGAGTCCGCCACGCTGTTCCGCCGGCGCTACTACAACAACGGCAGCCACGCCGGCTTCATCCTCTACATGACCGACGCCGCGCAGAACGAGCAGGACATCGCCGACCTGCGCACGGCGCTGAAGAGCGCCAAGGGGCCGGGCAACTTCCGCAACCTGTTCGTCTACTCACCCAGCGGCAAGAAGGACGGCATCCAGCTCATCCCGGTGAGTGAGGTGGCCGCCAAGGACGAGTTCGGCTCGATCAAGAACATCAGCCGCGACGACATGCTGGCGGCGCTGCGCATCCCGCCGCAGCTGATGGGGATCGTGCCGGTGAACGCGGGCGGGTTTGGTTCGATCAAGGATGCGGCGGAGGTGTGGACGGCGAACGAGCTGGAGCCGGTTCAGGCGCGGCTCCAGCAGGTGAATGAGTGGGTGGGGGAGGAGGTGGTGAGGTTTGGGTGA
- a CDS encoding terminase ATPase subunit family protein — MNAAVEIPLRDDRRQSRFLYWMGWRLCEIAQHLELNEKTVHAWKTRDGWDRADNVERIGGALEARLVQLILKDGKSGGDFKEIDLLHRQLERQARIQRYQGGGTETELNPKLAARNEAPKRKPKRNEIDEELTSRLVEAFLDGCFDYQKDWYRAGNQRTRVILKSRQIGATFYFAREALIDALTTGRNQIFLSASKNQAHIFKGYIQAFAREVIGVELTGDPITLSNGAELHFLGTSARTAQGYHGNFYFDEFFWTYQFKQLNKVASAMAMQKQYRRTYFSTPSSMAHEAYSFWTGERFNKGKTAAQRIELDVSHAALQQGRLCEDRIWRQIVTILDAEQGGCDLFDIEELRLEYDAEAFLNLLMCQFVDDGASIFPLTMLQPCMVDSWEQWAEDYKPFALRPFGDRQVWVGYDPAETGDSAGLVVVAPPAVPGGKFRVLERHQFRGMDFAAQAEAIRKVTQRYWVTYIGIDTTGLGSGVAQLVRQFFPNLTTFSYSPEVKTRLVLKAYDVVKNGRLEFDAGWTDFAQSLMAIRKTITAGGRQFTYSAGRNDATGHADLAWALFHALHNEPLEGQTAANTGFMEIN; from the coding sequence ATGAATGCCGCCGTTGAAATCCCGCTTCGTGACGATCGCCGCCAGTCCAGGTTCCTGTACTGGATGGGCTGGCGACTCTGCGAAATCGCTCAGCACCTGGAGCTGAACGAGAAGACCGTCCACGCCTGGAAAACCCGCGATGGCTGGGACCGCGCCGACAATGTGGAGCGCATCGGCGGGGCCCTGGAGGCGCGCCTGGTGCAGCTGATCCTGAAGGACGGCAAGAGCGGCGGCGACTTCAAGGAGATCGATCTGCTGCACCGCCAGCTGGAGCGGCAGGCGCGCATCCAGCGCTACCAGGGCGGCGGTACCGAGACGGAGCTGAACCCGAAGCTGGCGGCACGGAACGAGGCGCCGAAGCGCAAGCCCAAGCGCAACGAGATCGATGAGGAGCTGACTTCGAGGCTGGTCGAGGCGTTTCTAGACGGCTGCTTCGACTACCAGAAGGACTGGTACCGGGCGGGTAATCAGCGCACCCGCGTGATTCTGAAGAGCCGGCAGATCGGCGCGACCTTCTACTTCGCCCGGGAGGCGCTGATCGATGCGCTGACCACGGGGCGCAACCAGATTTTCCTGTCGGCCTCGAAGAATCAGGCGCACATCTTCAAGGGGTACATCCAGGCGTTCGCGCGGGAGGTGATTGGCGTCGAGCTCACGGGCGACCCGATCACCCTGTCCAACGGCGCCGAGCTGCACTTCCTGGGCACCAGTGCGCGCACCGCGCAGGGCTACCACGGCAATTTCTACTTCGACGAGTTTTTCTGGACCTACCAGTTCAAGCAGCTGAACAAGGTCGCCAGCGCCATGGCGATGCAGAAGCAGTACCGCCGGACGTATTTCTCCACGCCCAGCTCGATGGCGCACGAGGCGTACAGTTTCTGGACCGGGGAACGCTTCAACAAGGGCAAGACGGCCGCGCAGCGCATCGAGCTGGATGTGAGCCATGCCGCGCTGCAGCAGGGGCGGCTGTGCGAGGACCGCATCTGGCGGCAGATCGTGACCATCCTGGATGCGGAGCAGGGCGGTTGCGACCTGTTCGACATCGAGGAGCTGCGCCTGGAGTACGACGCCGAGGCGTTCCTGAACCTGCTGATGTGCCAGTTCGTGGATGACGGCGCCTCGATCTTCCCGCTGACGATGCTGCAGCCCTGCATGGTGGACAGCTGGGAGCAGTGGGCGGAGGACTACAAGCCGTTTGCGTTGCGCCCCTTCGGCGATCGCCAGGTGTGGGTGGGCTACGACCCCGCCGAGACCGGCGACAGTGCCGGCCTGGTGGTGGTGGCGCCGCCGGCGGTACCGGGCGGCAAGTTCCGCGTGCTGGAGCGGCACCAGTTCCGTGGGATGGACTTTGCCGCCCAGGCCGAGGCGATCCGTAAGGTAACCCAGCGCTACTGGGTGACTTACATCGGCATCGATACCACGGGGCTGGGCTCCGGCGTGGCGCAGCTGGTGCGGCAGTTCTTCCCGAACCTGACGACCTTCAGCTACTCGCCGGAGGTGAAGACGCGCCTGGTGCTGAAGGCCTACGACGTGGTGAAGAACGGCCGCCTGGAGTTCGACGCGGGCTGGACGGACTTCGCCCAGTCCCTCATGGCCATCCGCAAGACCATCACCGCTGGCGGTCGCCAGTTCACCTACAGCGCCGGCCGCAACGACGCCACCGGCCACGCTGACCTGGCCTGGGCGCTGTTCCACGCGCTGCACAACGAGCCGCTGGAAGGGCAGACCGCCGCCAATACCGGATTCATGGAGATCAACTGA
- a CDS encoding GPO family capsid scaffolding protein: MKKFRSKWFRVAVEGATTDKRTIKRNWLEQAARNFNRSTYGARIWLEHLRSLLPDAPFRAYGDVLAVKAEEVDINGERKLALFAQIEPTADLIALNKAKQKIYTSIELDENFADTGEAYLVGMAVTDSPASLGTDVLAFSAEKPEASPFRDRHYSATAMFTEAIEVELEFEEVTEAPSRFKELLDKVNGLLGRQKTKHDQDDTQFAELGEALTGLLTFADEQSQAAASTAQEVTVLKQQLIQLSTDFAALKQQLTESEDPEQPQRPPATGDNGQILTDC; encoded by the coding sequence ATGAAGAAATTCCGCTCCAAATGGTTCCGTGTCGCCGTCGAAGGCGCCACCACCGACAAACGCACCATCAAGCGCAACTGGCTGGAACAGGCCGCCCGCAACTTCAACCGCAGCACCTACGGCGCCCGCATCTGGCTGGAGCACCTGCGCAGCCTGCTACCAGACGCGCCCTTCCGCGCCTACGGCGACGTGTTGGCGGTCAAGGCCGAAGAGGTCGACATCAACGGCGAACGCAAGCTCGCCCTGTTTGCCCAGATCGAACCCACCGCCGACCTCATCGCCCTCAACAAGGCCAAGCAGAAGATCTACACCTCCATCGAACTGGACGAGAACTTCGCCGACACAGGCGAGGCCTACCTGGTCGGCATGGCCGTCACCGACTCCCCGGCGAGCCTCGGCACCGACGTGCTCGCCTTCAGCGCCGAAAAGCCCGAAGCCAGCCCCTTCCGCGACCGTCACTACTCGGCCACCGCCATGTTCACCGAGGCCATCGAAGTCGAGCTCGAATTTGAGGAGGTCACCGAAGCCCCCAGCCGCTTCAAGGAGCTGCTGGACAAGGTCAACGGCCTGCTCGGCCGCCAGAAAACCAAGCACGACCAGGACGACACCCAATTCGCCGAGCTGGGCGAAGCCCTCACCGGCCTGCTCACCTTCGCCGACGAACAGAGCCAGGCCGCCGCCAGCACCGCCCAGGAAGTCACGGTGCTCAAGCAACAGCTCATCCAGCTCAGCACCGACTTCGCCGCCCTCAAGCAGCAGCTCACCGAGAGCGAAGACCCCGAGCAACCTCAACGCCCGCCGGCCACCGGCGACAACGGCCAGATCCTCACCGACTGCTGA